A window of the Oncorhynchus masou masou isolate Uvic2021 chromosome 13, UVic_Omas_1.1, whole genome shotgun sequence genome harbors these coding sequences:
- the LOC135553034 gene encoding beta-galactosidase-1-like protein 2: MVARLSLIRRYAILGFIIVGYIIFQFTRQHPDVGRMSQKEGLRANSSQFTLEGEPFRILGGSIHYFRVPRAYWEDRLLKMRACGVNTLTTYVPWNLHEPERGVFNFQDQLDLKAYISLAAELGLWVILRPGPYICAEWDLGGLPSWLLRDPDMKLRTTYPGFTEAVDSFFDQLIPRVAPYQYSKGGPIIAVQVENKYGSYAKDVEYMPYIKEALLSRGIEELLLTSDNQDGRNLGGVNGVLETINFQKLSPEGFKYLDAIQPQKPKMVMEYWSGWFDLWGDLHHVFAAEDMVAIVTEILKQDASINLYMFHGGTNFGFMNGAFAIATPMPKPMVTSYDYDAPLSEAGDYTTKYTLLRNVLSRYHSEKLPEVPSLQARRVYEPVIIQKHLSLWESLQFTEKPLKSEKAVNMENLPVNNNNGQSNGYTLYETIIHSGGLLNSLNNVRDRALVFVDKLFVGVLDYKMLECALPDGKGERTLSLLVENSGRLNYGKLLDEQRKGLVGDIELNNTPLRDFIIHSLDMKPGFVNRLSASGQWNSVFQKPSFPGFFHGKLYVGGHPRDTFIRLPGWSKGVVFINGQNLGRHWSMGPQQTLYLPAPWLNRGNNQVVVFEEQETDGKIQFASEPDLGMTVDVQ; encoded by the exons ATGGTCGCCAGGCTGTCTCTCATACGACGGTATGCCATTCTCGGTTTTATTATCGTCGGATATATTATCTTTCAATTCACACG CCAACACCCAGATGTGGGGAGAATGAGCCAGAAAGAGGGACTGAGGGCCAACTCCTCTCAGTTCACTCTGGAGGGAGAGCCCTTTCGCATCTTGGGGGGCTCTATCCACTATTTCCGCGTCCCCAGAGCCTACTGGGAGGACCGCTTGCTGAAGATGAGGGCGTGTGGGGTCAACACTCTCACCAC ATATGTGCCATGGAACCTGCAtgagccagagagaggggtttTCAACTTCCAGGACCAATTGGATTTAAA GGCGTACATCAGCCTAGCAGCAGAGTTGGGGCTCTGGGTGATTCTGCGGCCAGGACCCTACATCTGTGCTGAGTGGGACTTAGGAGGGCTGCCTAG TTGGTTGCTGCGTGATCCAGACATGAAGTTGAGAACAACCTACCCAGGTTTCACAGAAGCTGTTGACTCCTTCTTTGATCAACTCATTCCAAGAGTTGCACCGTATCAG TATTCCAAGGGGGGCCCAATTATAGCAGTTCAAGTGGAGAACAAGTATGGCTCTTATGCAAAAGACGTAGAATATATGCCATACATAAAGGAG GCATTATTATCCAGGGGGATCGAGGAGCTGCTCCTGACCTCAGACAACCAGGATGGGCGGAACCTCGGGGGTGTGAATGGAG TTCTAGAAACCATCAATTTTCAGAAATTGAGCCCAGAGGGATTTAAGTATCTGGATGCAATTCAA CCACAGAAACCCAAGATGGTGATGGAGTATTGGTCTGGGTGGTTTGACCTCTGGGGTGACCTTCACCATGTTTTTGCTGCTGAGG ACATGGTTGCTATTGTGACGGAAATCCTGAAACAGGATGCATCAATCAATCTTTATATGTTCCACGGAGGAACAAATTTTGGCTTCATGAACGGGGCTTTTGCAATTGCCACGCCCATGCCTAAGCCAATGGTAACAAGCTATG ATTACGATGCTCCATTATCTGAGGCAGGGGATTACACCACCAAGTACACTCTTCTGAGGAATGTATTGAGCCGCTATCACA GTGAGAAGCTTCCTGAGGTTCCCTCCCTCCAGGCCAGGAGAGTGTATGAGCCTGTCATCATTCAGAAGCATCTGTCACTGTGGGAGAGCCTGCAGTTTACTGAGAAG CCCTTGAAGTCAGAGAAAGCAGTCAACATGGAGAACCTTCCTGTCAACAATAACAATGGTCAGTCCAACGGCTACACTCTGTATGAGACCATAATCCACAGCGGAGGCCTTCTGAACTCCCTGAACAATGTTAGAGACAGAGCCCTG GTGTTTGTGGACAAACTCTTTGTTGGAGTTCTGGACTATAAGATGCTGGAGTGTGCTCTGCCTGATGGAAAG GGGGAGAGAACATTGAGTTTACTCGTGGAGAACTCTGGGAGACTGAACTATGGTAAACTCCTAGATGAACAGCGTAAAG GTCTTGTCGGAGACATTGAGTTGAACAATACCCCACTACGAGACTTTATCATTCATAGTCTAGATATGAAGCCTGGCTTTGTAAATAG ACTGAGTGCATCGGGCCAGTGGAACTCTGTTTTCCAGAAGCCTTCCTTCCCAGGGTTTTTCCACGGCAAGCTATATGTGGGTGGCCATCCCAGAGACACCTTCATCAGACTGCCT GGTTGGAGTAAAGGAGTGGTCTTTATCAACGGGCAGAATCTTGGACGCCACTGGTCCATGGGGCCCCAGCAAACCCTCTACCTCCCCGCCCCCTGGCTTAACCGAGGAAACAACCAG GTTGTTGTCTTTGAGGAGCAGGAAACTGATGGTAAAATCCAATTTGCCAGCGAGCCTGACCTTGGAATGACTGTTGACGTACAGTGA
- the LOC135553035 gene encoding galactosylgalactosylxylosylprotein 3-beta-glucuronosyltransferase 1-like isoform X1 — MPKRRDILAIVLIVLPWTLLITVWHQSAIAPLLAIRKACHHLVKEIFIIPERLAVHRHRLTDDGADRGRREAGQSSDSKEYCSSDKDIVEVVRTEYVYTRPPPWSDGLPTIHIITPTYSRPVQKAELTRLANTFLHVANLHWILVEDSQRRTPLVTRMLRETGLNYTHLNVETPRNYKLRADTRDPRIPRGTMQRNLALRWLRETFNSNSSQAGIVYFADDDNTYSLELFEEMRSTRKVSVWPVAFVGGLRYESPKVNAAGKVYGWKTVFDPHRPFAIDMAGFAINLRLILFKPQAYFKLRGVKGGYQESSLLRELVTLNDLEPKASNCTKILVWHTRTEKPVLVNEGKKGFTDPNVEI, encoded by the exons ATGCCGAAGAGAAGAGACATTCTTGCCATCGTGTTGATAGTGTTACCGTGGACTCTGCTCATCACCGTTTGGCACCAAAGCGCAATCGCTCCGCTGCTCGCCATCCGCAAGG CCTGTCACCACCTAGTAAAAGAGATCTTTATCATACCAGAGAGGCTTGCAGTCCATCGACACCGACTCACAG ATGACGGAGCCGACAGAGGGCGGAGGGAGGCGGGCCAGTCCAGCGACTCTAAGGAGTACTGCTCCTCTGATAAGGACATAGTGGAGGTGGTGAGGACGGAGTATGTGTACACGCGGCCACCGCCATGGTCCGATGGGTTGCCCACCATCCACATAATCACCCCCACCTACAGCCGCCCAGTCCAGAAGGCAGAGCTGACGCGGCTGGCCAACACCTTCCTCCACGTGGCCAACCTGCACTGGATCCTGGTGGAAGACTCTCAGAGGAGGACCCCGCTCGTTACACGCATGCTCCGGGAAACGGGTCTCAACTACACCCACCTGAACGTGGAGACTCCCAGGAACTATAAGCTGCGTGCGGACACGCGGGATCCCAGGATACCCCGGGGCACcatgcagaggaacctggcaCTGCGCTGGCTCAGAGAGACCTTCAACTCCAACAGCAGCCAGGCAGGCATTGTCTACTTCGCTGATGACGACAACACCTATAGCCTGGAGCTGTTTGAGGAG ATGAGGTCAACAAGGAAGGTGTCTGTATGGCCTGTGGCCTTTGTTGGTGGTCTGCGCTACGAGTCTCCCAAGGTCAACGCAGCAGGCAAGGTGTACGGCTGGAAGACTGTATTTGACCCTCACCGGCCCTTTGCCATCGACATGGCGGGCTTCGCCATCAACCTGCGGCTCATCCTCTTCAAGCCCCAGGCCTACTTCAAGCTGCGAGGAGTGAAGGGAGGCTACCAGGAGAGCAGCCTTCTCCGGGAGCTGGTCACACTCAACGACCTGGAGCCCAAAGCATCTAATTGCACTAAG ATTCTCGTTTGGCACACTAGGACAGAAAAACCTGTCCTTGTAAATGAGGGAAAGAAAGGATTTACAGACCCCAATGTGGAGATTTGA
- the LOC135553035 gene encoding galactosylgalactosylxylosylprotein 3-beta-glucuronosyltransferase 1-like isoform X2 yields MPKRRDILAIVLIVLPWTLLITVWHQSAIAPLLAIRKDDGADRGRREAGQSSDSKEYCSSDKDIVEVVRTEYVYTRPPPWSDGLPTIHIITPTYSRPVQKAELTRLANTFLHVANLHWILVEDSQRRTPLVTRMLRETGLNYTHLNVETPRNYKLRADTRDPRIPRGTMQRNLALRWLRETFNSNSSQAGIVYFADDDNTYSLELFEEMRSTRKVSVWPVAFVGGLRYESPKVNAAGKVYGWKTVFDPHRPFAIDMAGFAINLRLILFKPQAYFKLRGVKGGYQESSLLRELVTLNDLEPKASNCTKILVWHTRTEKPVLVNEGKKGFTDPNVEI; encoded by the exons ATGCCGAAGAGAAGAGACATTCTTGCCATCGTGTTGATAGTGTTACCGTGGACTCTGCTCATCACCGTTTGGCACCAAAGCGCAATCGCTCCGCTGCTCGCCATCCGCAAGG ATGACGGAGCCGACAGAGGGCGGAGGGAGGCGGGCCAGTCCAGCGACTCTAAGGAGTACTGCTCCTCTGATAAGGACATAGTGGAGGTGGTGAGGACGGAGTATGTGTACACGCGGCCACCGCCATGGTCCGATGGGTTGCCCACCATCCACATAATCACCCCCACCTACAGCCGCCCAGTCCAGAAGGCAGAGCTGACGCGGCTGGCCAACACCTTCCTCCACGTGGCCAACCTGCACTGGATCCTGGTGGAAGACTCTCAGAGGAGGACCCCGCTCGTTACACGCATGCTCCGGGAAACGGGTCTCAACTACACCCACCTGAACGTGGAGACTCCCAGGAACTATAAGCTGCGTGCGGACACGCGGGATCCCAGGATACCCCGGGGCACcatgcagaggaacctggcaCTGCGCTGGCTCAGAGAGACCTTCAACTCCAACAGCAGCCAGGCAGGCATTGTCTACTTCGCTGATGACGACAACACCTATAGCCTGGAGCTGTTTGAGGAG ATGAGGTCAACAAGGAAGGTGTCTGTATGGCCTGTGGCCTTTGTTGGTGGTCTGCGCTACGAGTCTCCCAAGGTCAACGCAGCAGGCAAGGTGTACGGCTGGAAGACTGTATTTGACCCTCACCGGCCCTTTGCCATCGACATGGCGGGCTTCGCCATCAACCTGCGGCTCATCCTCTTCAAGCCCCAGGCCTACTTCAAGCTGCGAGGAGTGAAGGGAGGCTACCAGGAGAGCAGCCTTCTCCGGGAGCTGGTCACACTCAACGACCTGGAGCCCAAAGCATCTAATTGCACTAAG ATTCTCGTTTGGCACACTAGGACAGAAAAACCTGTCCTTGTAAATGAGGGAAAGAAAGGATTTACAGACCCCAATGTGGAGATTTGA